Genomic DNA from Niabella ginsenosidivorans:
TGATTACCGTGGCAGAAGCAGTAAAAAGCGCGGGTATCAATTTTGAAGAGCTGGACAGGGACCGGGTCGGGGTAATATGGGGGTCCGGTAACGGAGGCATCCAGACCTTTCAGCAGCAGATAATCGAATTTGCACAGGGCGATGGCACACCGCGGTTTAACCCGTTTTTTATCCCGAAGATGATCGTTGATATTGCTTCAGGGGTCATCTCCATCAAATACGGCCTGCGGGGAATCAATTTTACAACAGTTTCGGCCTGTGCTACTTCCAATACGGCTATTATTGATGCCTTTAACTACATCAGGTGGGGAAAGGCCAATATGATCATTACCGGCGGATCTGAAGCCGCCATCAACGAAAGCGGTGTGGGCGGGTTTAATGCTGCAAAGGCACTCTCCACCAATAATGAGGAAGCGGCCACTGCTTCAAGGCCTTTTGATATATCGCGCGATGGTTTTGTAATGGGGGAAGGCGCCGGGGCATTGGTGCTGGAAGAGCTGGAACATGCTAAAAGACGGGGCGCGCCTATTATTGCTGAAATTGCAGGAGGCGGAATGGCAGGGGATGCCTATCATCTTACAGGTACCCACCCGGAGGGAGAAGGCGCCCGCCTGGGCATGCTGGCCGCGTTGGATGATGCGGGGATTACGGCTGGAGAGATTGACTACCTCAACACACATGCTACCTCTACCCAGCAGGGAGATCTGAGTGAGCTGAAAGCAGCGGAGCGGGTATTTGGTACAGAAAGCACCATCAATATCAGCGCTACCAAATCCATGACAGGGCATTTGCTGGGCGCTGCAGGCGCTGTTGAAGCCATTGCCTGTATCAAGGCCATTGAGCACAATATTGTTCCGCCCACCATTAATTCCACTGAAATAGAACCCGCATATAAAGACGTCTTTAACCTGACGCTGCACCAGGCACAACAACGGGAAGTACGCTATGCAATGAGCAATACGTTTGGCTTTGGCGGGCATATTGCCACCACGATTTTTAAGAAATACGAAGAGTAGGGGCGCATTCGGTTATCAGTTTGCAGTTATCAGTGATCAGACTGAAAACTCAACTCTCAATTCTCAAACCTTTTCGT
This window encodes:
- the fabF gene encoding beta-ketoacyl-ACP synthase II, encoding MKRVVITGLGALTPVGNNTAALWQSLVNGISGAAPITRFDASKFKTRFACELKNFNPLDYIEKAEARRYDLYTQYALITVAEAVKSAGINFEELDRDRVGVIWGSGNGGIQTFQQQIIEFAQGDGTPRFNPFFIPKMIVDIASGVISIKYGLRGINFTTVSACATSNTAIIDAFNYIRWGKANMIITGGSEAAINESGVGGFNAAKALSTNNEEAATASRPFDISRDGFVMGEGAGALVLEELEHAKRRGAPIIAEIAGGGMAGDAYHLTGTHPEGEGARLGMLAALDDAGITAGEIDYLNTHATSTQQGDLSELKAAERVFGTESTINISATKSMTGHLLGAAGAVEAIACIKAIEHNIVPPTINSTEIEPAYKDVFNLTLHQAQQREVRYAMSNTFGFGGHIATTIFKKYEE